A single genomic interval of Acidobacteriota bacterium harbors:
- a CDS encoding CvpA family protein yields MNWIDGLLIVLLLASVIIGSKKGLIRELIAFIVFFSALIASINYIDVFAVWVYERIGGSPLVCAFLSFVFLLAISYAAFKLMGMLFYKVANLKETKRRDQMGGALIGFLRGWTAVAFLTFLVFLLPMPGNFYTAFEASLFGSTVAKTIPVVYEGTSFIHPKNPSFMEKVENTLLFAPSGGQAGKGLLDEERRQVHEVLRQIDYFFGDAKI; encoded by the coding sequence ATGAACTGGATTGACGGCCTGCTTATCGTACTGCTCTTAGCGTCGGTCATCATCGGTTCAAAGAAAGGCCTGATTCGCGAGCTGATTGCATTCATCGTCTTTTTTTCTGCCCTGATCGCCTCGATCAACTACATCGACGTTTTCGCCGTGTGGGTCTATGAGCGGATCGGCGGCTCTCCGCTCGTTTGTGCGTTTCTGTCCTTCGTGTTCCTTCTGGCTATCTCGTATGCGGCCTTCAAGCTGATGGGGATGCTGTTTTACAAGGTGGCAAACCTCAAGGAGACCAAGAGGCGGGACCAGATGGGCGGCGCCCTGATCGGGTTCCTGCGCGGCTGGACGGCCGTGGCCTTCCTGACTTTCCTGGTCTTCCTGCTGCCTATGCCGGGTAATTTCTACACCGCTTTCGAGGCCTCGCTGTTCGGCTCGACCGTGGCCAAGACTATCCCCGTCGTGTACGAAGGCACCTCCTTCATTCATCCGAAAAACCCCAGCTTCATGGAAAAGGTGGAGAACACGCTGCTGTTTGCCCCGAGCGGAGGGCAGGCCGGAAAGGGTCTTCTTGACGAAGAGCGGCGGCAGGTGCACGAGGTTCTGCGGCAGATCGATTACTTCTTCGGCGACGCTAAAATCTAA
- a CDS encoding GatB/YqeY domain-containing protein, translated as MALQDRIDQHLKEALKAGDKAKVSVLRGLKSDWKYRQIAVGEDLTDEQSVEVLNSAAKRRRESIEQFRQGGREDLAEKEEQELKIITSYLPEQLGEGELRQMIEAAIAEAGADSTRMIGQVMKVLMPKIKGRADGKMVNHLVTEILAK; from the coding sequence ATGGCCCTGCAGGACAGAATCGATCAGCATCTTAAAGAGGCCCTGAAAGCCGGTGACAAGGCAAAGGTCAGCGTGCTTCGGGGCCTTAAATCTGATTGGAAGTACCGACAGATCGCCGTCGGTGAAGATCTGACCGACGAACAGTCTGTCGAGGTGCTCAACTCCGCCGCCAAGAGACGGCGGGAGTCTATCGAGCAGTTCCGGCAAGGCGGCCGTGAGGATCTGGCTGAAAAGGAAGAGCAGGAACTGAAGATCATCACTTCGTACCTGCCCGAACAACTCGGCGAAGGCGAACTCAGGCAGATGATCGAGGCGGCCATCGCAGAGGCAGGTGCCGATTCCACGCGCATGATCGGCCAGGTGATGAAGGTCCTCATGCCCAAAATAAAAGGCCGGGCGGACGGAAAGATGGTCAATCACCTGGTTACGGAAATCCTTGCCAAATAG
- the rpsU gene encoding 30S ribosomal protein S21: MTGVRVRDDESFERALRRFNKFCEKAGILSDYKKHLHYEKPSETKKRKMAAARRKARKMRHLSERI; the protein is encoded by the coding sequence TTGACCGGAGTCAGAGTACGCGACGACGAATCATTTGAGCGAGCTCTCCGACGTTTCAATAAATTCTGCGAAAAGGCGGGCATTCTGTCCGATTACAAGAAGCATCTGCATTACGAGAAACCATCAGAGACGAAAAAGCGCAAGATGGCGGCAGCGCGGCGCAAGGCCCGCAAGATGCGCCATCTGTCCGAGAGAATCTAA